Proteins co-encoded in one Corylus avellana chromosome ca9, CavTom2PMs-1.0 genomic window:
- the LOC132161916 gene encoding uncharacterized protein LOC132161916: MAYSSGNGDSGCFHNMFRRISCFRSLPTHPADHIVESKTVKSEEQKEKPKAAANPGIVARLMGLESLPENNWVSRKGISDSVVRSRSVNFADYLLEFDLTQAQQHRRVRTSVSFREVPTLSHQQNRDFLVVCLNDGDESTKGMRSKVRKSEVGFGEMKQRKEQRSKNKESRRDKEVVKKTENRGNNKISKLRDEPRRIPTNLSSKVGNGKTKSALKPKNQKKLFVEHKFTRKRKVQPLAVKVEPECDSQNASPVSVLDVNDSPMQQESNISEPSRAMKLNLSRKFSGRVSYTDDLREGAMKKKDCDSMDISGNQYYKEVVGNLYRLTENDIKESNWIAKNFLGFEGFEEVCMEFEQQVLDVLLNQVVDEFVEIPEKSQ, from the exons ATGGCTTATTCTTCAGGCAATGGTGATTCAGGGTGTTTCCACAACATGTTTCGCCGGATTTCATGCTTTAGGAGTCTTCCGACTCACCCAGCCGACCACATTGTTGAGTCAAAGACAGTCAAGTCCGAGGAACAGAAGGAAAAACCAAAAGCTGCAGCAAACCCAGGAATCGTGGCAAGACTAATGGGCTTAGAATCATTGCCGGAGAACAATTGGGTTTCAAGAAAAGGAATCTCGGATTCAGTTGTGCGAAGTAGGTCGGTGAATTTTGCTGATTATTTGCTGGAGTTTGATTTAACTCAAGCCCAGCAGCACCGCCGGGTTAGAACATCGGTGTCGTTTCGGGAGGTTCCAACGTTGTCGCATCAGCAGAATCGTGATTTCTTGGTTGTGTGCTTAAATGATGGGGATGAAAGCACCAAGGGAATGAGGTCGAAGGTGAGGAAATCTGAGGTGGGTTTTGGAGAAATGAAGCAGAGGAAGGAACAGAGGAGCAAGAACAAGGAGAGTAGGAGGGACAAAGAGGTTGTGAAGAAGACGGAGAATCGAGGAAACAACAAGATCTCTAAGTTAAGGGATGAGCCTCGGAGAATCCCCACCAATCTATCTTCAAAGGTTGGTAATGGGAAGACGAAAAGTGCATTGAAGCCGAAAAATCAGAAGAAACTTTTCGTTGAACACAAGTtcacaaggaaaagaaaagttcaGCCTTTAGCTGTGAAAGTAGAGCCCGAATGTGACTCTCAGAATGCAAGTCCAGTGTCTGTTCTTGACGTAAATGATTCCCCGATGCAACAAGAGAGTAATATATCAG AACCTTCAAGGGCAATGAAGCTGAATTTAAGTCGAAAATTTTCAGGAAGAGTTTCTTATACTGATGATCTCAGAGAAGgagcaatgaagaagaaggattGCGACTCTATGGACATCTCAGGGAATCAATACTACAAGGAAGTGGTGGGGAATCTTTATAGGTTGACAGAAAATGATATTAAGGAGTCAAATTGGATAGCAAAGAACTTCCTTGGATTTGAAGGCTTTGAAGAAGTCTGCATGGAGTTCGAGCAACAAGTTCTCGATGTACTACTGAATCAGGTTGTTGATGAATTTGTGGAAATTCCAGAGAAAAGCCAATGA